Genomic DNA from Methanofollis fontis:
GTTAAAAAACTCATAATAAATAGGTTGTACAGGTACAACAGAGACGTTCTGTAAAAATTGCTGGTAGATCTGTTGAAGAAGATCGGGAGGGAGATTGGCCGGCACCTGTATCTGGGGCACCGGCCCGATCTGCTGGGATAGGACAGGGTTGGCCATAGCAACTTCAAAGGGATTGAATGGCTCATTACATCTCATCTCTCCTTCGAGATCTTTCCAGACTTCCCAGATGAGGGTTTCAAGGTCATCTGGAGCTTCTATGATAGGAAGCCCAATCTTTTTCGCCTCTGCTCGTCCAACCGGGTAGCCGTGATGATAAAAGGATTTATTGAGGGCTTCTGAGATCGCCCGCACTTTGTTCTGGTCGTCCATATGGAGGCTGAGAAGTTTTTCTCCGAGGGAGAGAGCAAGGTTTGAACTTCGCTTTGCAGCTCCGATCGGAACTGTACCAACCTCTTTACAGAGGAGTTCGAAGGCACGTTCTTTCTGTGCCTGGTCTGTAATCCCAACATCAGACTGGACAAAGTCAATGAAATGCGAGAGGTCCTCGGCTGCAAAGTCCAGGCCTTCCCGTTTTCCCTCATTGTTCTTTTCCACATGGAGTTGTGGATCCACAGGGCCAAGGTTTGAGAAAGGGTGCATGATGATCTCGTCTGCACCGAGGGCGAGGAGCGTTGCAGCACTGTAGGCCTGGTATGGGAGGAGAACCCCGATTTTGTCGAACCGTTCTCTAAGCATACTGATTATGCGCCATGAGACAATCGGATCGCCTCCCTCGCTGACGATGAGGATATCGACCCCGTGTGCGGTCGTGGGAAGTCGTTGGATCTGCTCGCAAAACATCGGTATTGCATCAGATCCCATGCGCCCTCCACCACCATCGCTACGGGAACTGGTGACATAGGTTATCAAAGGTCGCTTTCGTACTTCTTCGATCTGTTTATAGAGTTCTACCCGCTCGGCATAGCCCATATACTACCCTTTGTCTGTCCCTATATGAAGGTACTGAAATTTTACTGGGCGTCAGTGTAGAAAGGCCACGATGAAAACACATCCAATCAAAAATCCTATCACAAAGAGAACTATGCCCAGAGCGGCACTACCAGCACCGCAAGCCATCTTAAAGATCTCTAGGGCTCCAATAACGGCCATTATTGAAGAAAAAACAGCAAAAATTGCCCGGAATGAGGAAAAATCAGATTCGGGGCTGATCTCTTCGCAGACTTCGACGGTGGTCTCGAATACCTGACCAACAATGGCCTCGGGTTCGGCCTGGATGCCGGTCTTCAGAGCGATACCGGCAAATATCCCGGCGCAGAGTCCTTCAAAAAATATTTTAGTCTCTGGGGACTGGCCGGGGGAAGTTGTATGCCGTCTCCGTGCCATATATGACGATCAGATCGCTCCTTCAAAATGCTTTGTGCTCAATTGGTCGGGCACGCCGGGAGGAGGCGGTCAGGAGGCGCACGAACCGACGACCGCCTCGATCAGTCTGGTGCCGGTCTCCTCCCGCTCGGCGATGCGGGCGTCGAGGGCGTCGCAGAGGGCCATGAGGGCGTCGACTTTGGCGACGATGCGGTGTTGTTCGGGGAGCGGGGGGAGGGGGAATGGCATTTTTGAGAATCTATTTGCTCCAAGATGAGCAATGTTTGTTGTCTGTTTTGCGATTTTTAGAAACTTTCCAGCATGCAAGTAACACCTAAAGACGATCAATGCATACTCCGGGATAACAATCTTGAATGGTCGAAAACGAACTAACGTGTTCTGGAAACATGCTCCTGGCACTTCATTTCGATATATCGCTGGCCTTCCCACTAATTCTCTACTCTGACCTTCATTTAATAAGATATCTCCAAACTGAAGTCTAAATATCTCATATTCTTTTGGTGAAAAATTCATCTCCAAAACATCATTGGTATCAATTCTATCTTCATAGACATTTGCAACGCGGAGATAGGGTCTCATATAAGGGCCGGTGTGGTTTTTAGGGGATCGTTGACGGCCTAGTTTTACTTCTCCTACAGCATGTGTGGACAACCATTCCCACAGATCTGGAATGCTGAAGAATCCCCGTGCATCTTCATTTGAATTCTTTTTTGATTGTTTTGACACATTATGAAACGGCACTTCAATTTGCTCTATATCTGAATGTGTAAACCGCCAATCAGATGTTAAAAACCCTTTAATTGCCAATGAAAATACCGTCTGCCGCAGCGCCGCCACGTTCTCGCGGGAGTCGAAGATCAGGTCGAAGTTCCCGGCGACAAGCGCCCAGGCGTCCTCGAACGCCTCCGCCTCTGAAAGGGCGGCGAGCGCCGCCGTGCCGAGGTTCGTGTGCGTCTCCCGCTGCTCTGCCTGCCGTGCTTCGAGGGCGTCGCAGAGAGCCATGAGGGTGTCGACCTTTGCGACGATGCGGTGCTGCTCGGGGAGCGGGGGGAGGGGGAATGGATTCCTTGAGAAATACTCTCTGGGAACCCTCTTCTGACCTGCTGATCCGGTCATCTTTGAAACGCCATTATTTATGAATCCAGGAGATTTGAGATAAATCAATACGTAAAAAGGGTTTAAAAGGTCGCAATGTGAACGGAACACATGTAACTCAGTGGTTCCAGCTCCTATGCCGCCAATTAGATCATCTATTACAGCAGATTTTCCATTTTGAAAACAGGGAGTTATTTTTGCACAAACTACGTCATTGTTAGCAAAATGTGTATATCCACCATTCTTGATTTCTCTCCACTTACGAGGTTCAGAGCATATTTTTGATCCGTACTTTTCAGAGATAAGAGTCATAGGAACAAAGGAGGTATCCATGTCATCCGGGATTCCTTTGTTTCTCGGATTAATTGTACCAATCTCTTCGAGCCTCGTCCACACCCACCCCGCCGGCACCGCAAACGGCACCTCATCAACCGCCGGCAAAGGCTTCGCCTTCTTGATCACGCCCTCCCGCACCAGCCGCCGCTTCTCCGCCGCGATCCGCTCCAGCAGCACCGACGCCGGTTCGTCCGCCGGATCCTGCGGCACCAGGCGCCCCTGCACCGCCAGTTGCAGGATCAGTTGCCGCAGTTTCGCCACGCCCCCCGGCGCCGCAGCGAGGGCGGCGAAGTGGTCGAGGAGGAGGGCTTCAGGTCTCATGGCATCTCTGTCTCCAATCATTCTCCAATCATTCTCCAATACAGGTGTTCACATCTCGAATCATATCGGTTAATTGCGTGATTCCGGGCAGAATTATTGGAATCCATTCGACAATCTTCGACAATCCGATCCCCAATCGTCCCCCAATCCCGGTTTCAAGATCTCGATGTATTAATGCTTATTTTGAAATTCAACTGATAATATTTGAGATCTTTTCGCCAATCTTCCCCAATACTTCCGCCAATCATGCATCATCCCGGGTGCCGGGGGTGAGCACCCACGTCGCTCCCCTCGTCCTCCCGACCGTCGTGATCGTCCCCTCCTTCCGCATCTCCTGAAGCAGATCCTTGATGAACCGGCGCTTTTGCTCCTCATTCAGAGCATCGGAAACCTTGTCCAGCAACAGGTTTTCTATCTCCCCTCTCTTCGCCTCATGATACGCCAGGAGGTATTCCACCACCATATCCTTGAAATATGCCCTATCAAACGACCGATTTCGAATATAATCAGCCCGTGTATCGGTTTTTGCTGCCACAATCTCCGAAACATACAGGTTCGGATGCCGCCCCTCGATCAGGTTCTTCTTCCGCAGGAGATCCCGCTCCTCCTTCGGGATCGGATACCCCTTCTGCACCCGATCGAGGGCGATCACATCCATAAGCGTCAGATCCTTATGCTCGATCAGCATCCGGGTGTAGCGCTCATCGATCACCCGGCCCGGAATCGTGACCTGCACCATCCCCTCCTCATCGAGATCATAATCAGGCATCGGGAAATTGCGGTCCCACTGCTTCCGAAACATCCGCCTGATCCCGCTGCCGACGGTGTCGATCATATTCAACTCCACCATCGCATTCGCAAGGAAGGGATTCCGGTAGCGGTCAGGCGGCATATCGCGCTCGATCACATTCAGCACCGTCCCCGGAATAAACTCGCCGCGGTTGGTAAACATCAGAGAACCCGGCCGCTCGGTCACCGTGATGCGAGCCGCCTGCCGGTAATCCTGGTGGGCGATGCAGTTGTGCAGCGCCTCGCGGATCACCCAGGGGTCGTACTGCGTCACCTCCAGAGGAAAGAGGGTTTCCCCTGAAATATGGCGGACCGTAAGATTCCTGACCTTCTGAAAGACCCGGTCGACCGCGAGGATCAGCGGCGGCCCGAAATGGGCATAATCGACGTTATCCCCGCCCTCGTCCCTGAGCACCCAGACAATATGCGCAACGGCAGGCGAGAGGAGAGACGCCGCCTCGCTCCTGCCCAGAAGGATGAGTGCGGCATTCGTCACCCGGCCCTGAACACAGACCTTCGCCTCTGTAAGGAACGTACTGTCGTCCCACTCATCGACCTCGTCTGCAAGATCCCGGTGTTTCTCCTTGTATTTCTCCCGCGCAAAGGCGATCGCATCGGGATCGAGATCCGCGAATGTTGCACTCTCGCAGACCTCCGCCGACCAGTCGTCCTGCGGGGCCTGCCGGCGTATTGCCTCGATCTCATAGAGGGCAAGCGGTTCGAGAGACTCATGGTTCCGGCCGTAGGCATAACCTTTCCACGTCGTCGGAACGCCACGCGGGGCCGGAGGGATCTGGAACATCACCACCCGTTTCCCCTCGACCATGAGTTCGTGAACGGCGGCAAACGAGATACGGTGATTCGTATGCTGCGCAATCTCCTCCTTGAGACGATCGAGGCCCGGCGGGGTGAGGCGGTAGTGTGAGTCGACAATCGTCCTGGGCGGACGGTCGGTGACGCCGAAGATCAGCCAGCCTGCCGGCTTCCCGTGCAGATTGGCCTCGTTGCTCAACGCCGAAAAATATTTGCCGATTTTGTCGAAACCATAATCGGTTTTTGCTTCCTTGAACTCAATCCACTCGGTCTCGGCCGGAAGATCCATCATCTCCCGCAGTTGAGCATCCAGATCCCCCGGCATCGCCCTCTCCACCCCGATCACTCCGCCCGCATGAGTGATTGGGTCAGTTCCTCCTTAAGTTTCTCTCTCGTCTCCTCCACCGCCGCCGACACCGCCCGGTAGCGGGCGAGCAGTTTCACCGGGTCACCGTTCTCCTCCACCGGCGTATTCGGGTTCTTGATATCCAGGTTGTAGTTGTTCCGCACGATCTCGGCGATCGGCACCCGCCAGGCGTGCTCGTTCTCCTCCCGGTGCTCCCACCACGCCTTCTCCGCCTCGAACTCCTCGATCCTGATCGGCTTCGTCTTCGAGTACGACTTATAGCCCTCGGGATACGGGTGCTCGTAGTACCAGACCTCCCGCGTCGGCTCCCCCTTCGTAAAGAAGAGCAGGTTCGTCCTGATCCCCGTATAAGGGTTGAACACCCCGTTCGGCAGACGCACGATCGTATGCAGGTTGCACTCCGAAAGGAGCTTCTCCTTCACCCGCGTCTTCACGCCCTCGCCAAAGAGCGTCCCGTCCGGCAGCACAATCGCCGCCCGCCCCCCGTCCTTCAGCAGGTGAGCGATCAGCACCAGGAACAGGTCCGCCGTCTCCCGCGTCTGGAACGCAGACGGGAAATTGCTCTCGATCCCGTCCTCCTCCATCCCCCCGAACGGCGGGTTCGTCACCACCACGTCCACCCGGTCCCGCGGCCCATAGTCCCGCAGGGGCCGGGCCAGGGCGTTATCGTGGCGGACCTGCACCGGCACATCGATCCCGTGCAGCATCATATTCGTCGTGCAGAGCAGGTGCGGCAGCGGCTTCTTCTCGATCCCGTGAATCGAACGCTGGAGCAGTTGTTCGTCCTCCACCGTCTTCACCTGCGCCGACCTGATGTTATCGATCGTCGAGGTCAGAAAACCCCCGGTCCCGCACGCCGGGTCCAGCACGACCTCCCCCAGCTGCGGGTCCGCCATATCCACCATGAACTGCGTCACCGCACGCGGCGTATAATACTCGCCGGCATTCCCCGCACTCTGGAGGTCTTTCAGGATCTTCTCGTAGATATCGCCGAAGAGGTGGCGGTCCTTCGAACTGTTGAAATCGATCTCGTTGATCTTGTTCGCCACCTGCCGGATCAGCGTCCCGTTCTTCATATAGTTGTACGAGTCCGCAAACACGCCCCGGATCACATGCTCCACCCCGGAGCCGTCGAGCCGCGGCTGGAGATCCTTCAGCGTCGGAAACAGGTCATTGTTCACGAAATCCAGCAGGGCGTCTCCCGTCACTCCCTCGGCATCCGCCGCCCAGGCCCGCCACCGCAACCGCCCCGGAATCGGCGAGACATACCCGTCGTCGAGGAGTTCATACTCCTGCTCCCGGTCGTCAAAGATCTTCAAAAACAGCATCCAGCCGATCTGGCTGATCCGCTGGGCGTCGCCGTCCACCCCGGCGTCTTTGCGCATAATGTCCTGAATGCCCTTGATGGTCGTGCTGATCGACATGAACCCTTAAACCTCGAACTCTCCAGAATGGTTGGCGCTCACAGCAGATAGAAGGTTAGCACTCGGCCCCGTACAGGCAGGTCTCAAGCCGCCGGATCGCCGCAAGGTAGCGCTCCTTCCCGCCGAAGATCCCGTTCACGATCTCCACCGGCGTCCCGATCCGGCTGATCGGGTCAACCCGCAGCACCTCCATGCTCTCCACGTCGGCCAGCCCCTCGTCGGCGTACTTCTCCAGGATGGCGTCGAGCACCGCCCTCGCCTGCTCCCCATACCGGGCGAAATACGACGCCTTCTTCACCCGCTCCGCCCGTTCCCGCCGGGACAACGGCGGCCGGTCAAAGGCCACATGGCAGATCAGATCGAAGGGATCGAACTCCCCGCCCACCTCCTCGGCAAGCGCCTCGAAGAGCACGCCCCGGTCCTCCAGTTCCTGCACCACCGCCATCTTCCGCTCGGCCCCCGTCCAGGAGGTCAGGAACTCGTCCAGCGAGGCATACTGTTTCGCCACCGCCCGCCTCGTATAGTCCTTCAGCGACTCGGTGATCAGCCGCCCGTCCGCACCATAGTACTGCACCCGCTCGGCCACCACGCCCACCTCGACATCATGAACCACATAGCGTTTCCCTTTCGGGCGGTCCTGTTCGGTATCCCGCGTCGTGGGCACATGCCCCGGCTCGAACTCCTCATCGGGCAGCGGCGGCCCGTCCCACTCGGGATCGGAGAAATGCTCGGTCGCCCGGCGGAAGTCCATGATCGTGAAATAGTTCTTCCCGAAATCCTCGTTGATCCGCGTCCCCCGCCCGATGATCTGCTTGAACTCCGTCATCGAAGCGATCCTTCGATCGATCACGATCAGTTTGCAGGTCTGCACGTCCACCCCGGTCCCGAGCAGCCGCGACGTCGTCGCAATCACCGGGTACCGGCTCTCCGGCATGATGAAATTGTCCAGTTCCGCCTTCCCGTCGACCGAATCCCCGGTGATCCGCATCACATAGCGGTGACTCTTCGCCACAAACTCCGGCAGGGCGTTCACCAGGCCCTGCCGCATCCGCTCGGCGTGATTGATATTCTCGCAGAAGACGATCGTCTTGTCGTACGGGTTCGTGGCCCGGAGGAACGCCGCCACCCGCCCGGCGACCACCTCGGTCCGCCGCTCCAGCACCAGGCTCCGGTCGTAGTCGGTCAGGTTGAACTCCCGGTCCTCGATCTCGTTCCCGTAGCGGTCCCGCTGGCCCGGTTCGGGCCGCCACCCTTCGAGATCCTTGTCAAGATCGACCCGGATCACCCGGAACGGGGCGAGGAAACCGTCTTCGATCCCCTGCTTCAGGGAATACGTATAGACCGGCTCGCCGAAATAGTGGATATTGGAGATGTACTTCGTCTCCTTCGGCGTCGCCGTCATCCCGATCTGGGTCGCCGAGGCGAAGTAGTCCAGCACCTCCCGCCACGCCGAGTCCTCGGCCGCGCTCCCGCGGTGGCACTCGTCCACCACCACCAGGTCGAAAAAGTCCGGCGAGAACTGCCGGTAGATGTCCTTCCACTCCTCCTCGCCGGTGACCGCCTGGTAGAGGGCAAGGTAGACCTCGTAACTCTTGTCCACCGAACGGTTCTGGATCTTTGTCATCGCCGTCCCGAACGGCTTGAAATCGTTCGTCCTCGTCTGGTCGACGAGGATATTCCTGTCGGCGAGGAAGAGGATCCGCTTCTTCGTGCCCGCCTTCCAGAGCCGCCAGATGATCTGGAACGCCGTATAGGTCTTCCCGGTGCCGGTGGCCATCACCAGGAGGATCCGGTCCTGCCCCTTTGCGATCGCCTCGACCATCCGGTTGATCGCTGCGATCTGGTAGTAGCGGGGCACCTTACCCGAACTGTCGACATAATAGTCCTGGGTGATGAGCCGTTTCTGGTCGGCGTCCAGCCCCTTCCACGCACAGTAGCGCTCCCAGAGGATTGCAGGCGAGGGAAACTCGTCAAGCCCGAGTTCCCGCTCGATCTTCGCGGACGTATGGGTCCGGTCGTGTATCAGGAAGCCGTCGCCGTTCGAACTGAAGACGAAGGGGGCGTCGAGCATGGCGGCGTATTCGAGGGCCTGCTGCATGCCATCGCCGATATCGTGGTTGTTGTCCTTCGCCTCGACAACGGCGAGGGGGAGGTTCGGTTTGTAATAGAGGACATAGTCGGCGAATTTCCGCGTCCCCCTGCGTGCCTTCGCCCCCTGGACGAGGACCTGGCCCCTGGTGATGTTCACCTCTTCCCTGACCTGTGTCGCAAAGTTCCAGCCGCCGTTGCGGATCGCCGGCGTGATATATCTGGTCCGGATATCCTGTTCGCTTAGCGATTTTTTATCGGCGGTCACCATTTGCGAAATCAGTCCTCTAAGGTTGGTAAATACCAATAGATGACTCCTGACAAAAATAAACTCTTGGATCGGGTTCTCTGAAGGTTTGTTCGGAGGAGGAGGCACTGTTCGGGGCATGGCAGAGCATCACCGGAATGAGTGCTTCCGTCGTCTGTACTCGCCCTGCTTTCTTTTCCCGACACCTTTTTCCGAACGGGAGGTGTATTGCCAGTACATGACCCGCTGGCTCGCCATCTCCAACCGCACAAACTCCGACGTCACAATACGAAAGCAGATCTGGGGCGTCCCGAAACGCTCCATCAACCAGATCAGCAAGACAAAGCCCGGCGACACCCTCCTCGTCTATGTCGGGCAGCAGGTGATCGACAGGGATACCACCCTCCCCCCGGCGATCACCGGGTGCTTCGAGATCACCTCGGAGGTCTATGAAGACGAAAAACCGATCTTCACCGCCCCGCCCAAACTCGGGAAGGAGGTCTTCCCCCTGCGGATTAAATTGAAGACGGTTCAGGTCTTCGACCCGCCCCTGGAGTTCAAGCCCCTGATCCCGCGGTTGCAGTTCATCACCAACAAAAAGCAGTGGTCCGGACACATCAGGGGGCAGGCGATGCGGGCGATCCCGGAGGAGGACTTTGCCTTGATAATGACACATTCGCATTCTTGAGGGATCAAATGCCATATACGTTGATATTTGGGTTTGATATTGATACCATTGCCAATCTGGGCGTAGCCATTGGCACGATTTTAATGGCAGTTGTTACGCTTTATGACTGGGTGACTGCATTAATCAAGCGCATAAAAGGGAGAGATGAATGGAAATGCGATTATAAATTAAGATTGGCAGATCTGTTCTATATCATGGTCAAGATAGTAAAATGATTGAGGAGGAATAAAATTATCATAACACTT
This window encodes:
- a CDS encoding SDH family Clp fold serine proteinase, yielding MGYAERVELYKQIEEVRKRPLITYVTSSRSDGGGGRMGSDAIPMFCEQIQRLPTTAHGVDILIVSEGGDPIVSWRIISMLRERFDKIGVLLPYQAYSAATLLALGADEIIMHPFSNLGPVDPQLHVEKNNEGKREGLDFAAEDLSHFIDFVQSDVGITDQAQKERAFELLCKEVGTVPIGAAKRSSNLALSLGEKLLSLHMDDQNKVRAISEALNKSFYHHGYPVGRAEAKKIGLPIIEAPDDLETLIWEVWKDLEGEMRCNEPFNPFEVAMANPVLSQQIGPVPQIQVPANLPPDLLQQIYQQFLQNVSVVPVQPIYYEFFNATVESTRIRSDYRSRIMINAIRNPDLNININVTPMSQGWKIIQ
- a CDS encoding restriction endonuclease subunit S, yielding MRPEALLLDHFAALAAAPGGVAKLRQLILQLAVQGRLVPQDPADEPASVLLERIAAEKRRLVREGVIKKAKPLPAVDEVPFAVPAGWVWTRLEEIGTINPRNKGIPDDMDTSFVPMTLISEKYGSKICSEPRKWREIKNGGYTHFANNDVVCAKITPCFQNGKSAVIDDLIGGIGAGTTELHVFRSHCDLLNPFYVLIYLKSPGFINNGVSKMTGSAGQKRVPREYFSRNPFPLPPLPEQHRIVAKVDTLMALCDALEARQAEQRETHTNLGTAALAALSEAEAFEDAWALVAGNFDLIFDSRENVAALRQTVFSLAIKGFLTSDWRFTHSDIEQIEVPFHNVSKQSKKNSNEDARGFFSIPDLWEWLSTHAVGEVKLGRQRSPKNHTGPYMRPYLRVANVYEDRIDTNDVLEMNFSPKEYEIFRLQFGDILLNEGQSRELVGRPAIYRNEVPGACFQNTLVRFRPFKIVIPEYALIVFRCYLHAGKFLKIAKQTTNIAHLGANRFSKMPFPLPPLPEQHRIVAKVDALMALCDALDARIAEREETGTRLIEAVVGSCAS
- a CDS encoding RNA-binding domain-containing protein, producing MPGDLDAQLREMMDLPAETEWIEFKEAKTDYGFDKIGKYFSALSNEANLHGKPAGWLIFGVTDRPPRTIVDSHYRLTPPGLDRLKEEIAQHTNHRISFAAVHELMVEGKRVVMFQIPPAPRGVPTTWKGYAYGRNHESLEPLALYEIEAIRRQAPQDDWSAEVCESATFADLDPDAIAFAREKYKEKHRDLADEVDEWDDSTFLTEAKVCVQGRVTNAALILLGRSEAASLLSPAVAHIVWVLRDEGGDNVDYAHFGPPLILAVDRVFQKVRNLTVRHISGETLFPLEVTQYDPWVIREALHNCIAHQDYRQAARITVTERPGSLMFTNRGEFIPGTVLNVIERDMPPDRYRNPFLANAMVELNMIDTVGSGIRRMFRKQWDRNFPMPDYDLDEEGMVQVTIPGRVIDERYTRMLIEHKDLTLMDVIALDRVQKGYPIPKEERDLLRKKNLIEGRHPNLYVSEIVAAKTDTRADYIRNRSFDRAYFKDMVVEYLLAYHEAKRGEIENLLLDKVSDALNEEQKRRFIKDLLQEMRKEGTITTVGRTRGATWVLTPGTRDDA
- a CDS encoding type I restriction-modification system subunit M; amino-acid sequence: MSISTTIKGIQDIMRKDAGVDGDAQRISQIGWMLFLKIFDDREQEYELLDDGYVSPIPGRLRWRAWAADAEGVTGDALLDFVNNDLFPTLKDLQPRLDGSGVEHVIRGVFADSYNYMKNGTLIRQVANKINEIDFNSSKDRHLFGDIYEKILKDLQSAGNAGEYYTPRAVTQFMVDMADPQLGEVVLDPACGTGGFLTSTIDNIRSAQVKTVEDEQLLQRSIHGIEKKPLPHLLCTTNMMLHGIDVPVQVRHDNALARPLRDYGPRDRVDVVVTNPPFGGMEEDGIESNFPSAFQTRETADLFLVLIAHLLKDGGRAAIVLPDGTLFGEGVKTRVKEKLLSECNLHTIVRLPNGVFNPYTGIRTNLLFFTKGEPTREVWYYEHPYPEGYKSYSKTKPIRIEEFEAEKAWWEHREENEHAWRVPIAEIVRNNYNLDIKNPNTPVEENGDPVKLLARYRAVSAAVEETREKLKEELTQSLMRAE
- the hsdR gene encoding EcoAI/FtnUII family type I restriction enzme subunit R, whose product is MVTADKKSLSEQDIRTRYITPAIRNGGWNFATQVREEVNITRGQVLVQGAKARRGTRKFADYVLYYKPNLPLAVVEAKDNNHDIGDGMQQALEYAAMLDAPFVFSSNGDGFLIHDRTHTSAKIERELGLDEFPSPAILWERYCAWKGLDADQKRLITQDYYVDSSGKVPRYYQIAAINRMVEAIAKGQDRILLVMATGTGKTYTAFQIIWRLWKAGTKKRILFLADRNILVDQTRTNDFKPFGTAMTKIQNRSVDKSYEVYLALYQAVTGEEEWKDIYRQFSPDFFDLVVVDECHRGSAAEDSAWREVLDYFASATQIGMTATPKETKYISNIHYFGEPVYTYSLKQGIEDGFLAPFRVIRVDLDKDLEGWRPEPGQRDRYGNEIEDREFNLTDYDRSLVLERRTEVVAGRVAAFLRATNPYDKTIVFCENINHAERMRQGLVNALPEFVAKSHRYVMRITGDSVDGKAELDNFIMPESRYPVIATTSRLLGTGVDVQTCKLIVIDRRIASMTEFKQIIGRGTRINEDFGKNYFTIMDFRRATEHFSDPEWDGPPLPDEEFEPGHVPTTRDTEQDRPKGKRYVVHDVEVGVVAERVQYYGADGRLITESLKDYTRRAVAKQYASLDEFLTSWTGAERKMAVVQELEDRGVLFEALAEEVGGEFDPFDLICHVAFDRPPLSRRERAERVKKASYFARYGEQARAVLDAILEKYADEGLADVESMEVLRVDPISRIGTPVEIVNGIFGGKERYLAAIRRLETCLYGAEC
- a CDS encoding EVE domain-containing protein; protein product: MTRWLAISNRTNSDVTIRKQIWGVPKRSINQISKTKPGDTLLVYVGQQVIDRDTTLPPAITGCFEITSEVYEDEKPIFTAPPKLGKEVFPLRIKLKTVQVFDPPLEFKPLIPRLQFITNKKQWSGHIRGQAMRAIPEEDFALIMTHSHS